GTAATACTCCCACCTCAAAAATCAGCAAAAGCAAAGAGATTAGGTGGGAGATAAACTTCCTGTAAAAGCTCGATTCTTGAGGGCTAATAATCAGTGGGGATGAAGCCCCAACCGATTATTAAAGATTTACTTTATCTACTGATTTAAAAAACTTCTTTTGATAAACTAGAATAAATAGGAAATAGGGTGTTTTAAAAGTATATTTACAATTAGACAGCTATAATTTGATATAAAAACGCCAAGTGAACCAAATGAAAGTTTGTCCAAATAGATAACAGTTTTAATAAAGGATAATAGGCAGAACTTTGAGGAGGAGAGAACTATGCAATTCATTTTAGAAATGGTAGCAATTGCTGGAATAATATTTATTATTTTGATTTTAGGATTTAGTAAAACGTTAAAAGATGTCAATAGAAGGAAGAAGAATAAAGAAAACAAATGACTCATCATGCATAATGATAGAGAAAAAAGGTGCTTATGTATAGAAAGCATAAGTTTTTTTATAACAAAAATAAGGAGGAGGTCCGGCTGTGAGCTTTCCTCTTTATTTTTGTTATGTAATCCAAATCGGGAAAGGGTGAAAAGGAATTTAGTTTTTATGTTTTGTAAATATTTGATTAAGATGATGGTTCATATGATCAATATAATCTGTAACAAGCCATTCTAAAGTTACTTCCTGTTGGTCTTCCAACTTACATGTAAGTTGCCAGTGTTCATTCTTTACATTGCTTAGTAATTTTATCATTTGTATGTTAATAGCTTCCCATAATTTTAGAATTTCATTTGCTGAAAAAGATTGTTGATAATTATGTACTTGAACCCACAAATCTTGATCATAGCCAGTGAGTATAATTGTTTCCTTTGAAGTAAGAATATCAACAAAGCGTCTATGGTTTACCGTACCGGAATCGCAAAGATGACCTAATATTTCTTTTTTAGACCATTTTGTTGGGGCGAGTTTTATATCCATGTCAGAAAAAAGTATAATTTTTTGAGATGCAGTATGAATTATATGTTCTAATTGGGTTGCTAATGTAGACATGTGAATCCCTCCATTTTCATTAATAACTGAATGTTTGCAGCTCAATCCAATACCTTTTTACAACATTACCATCTTCTTCGATAAAATCATTATCACGAAGTCCTCTGTTATGCAAAATTGTTTTTTCTGAAGCAGTATTACCTTCATCACAAACGACAAGTACTTTTGTAACACCTAATTCTTTTATTTTTTCTAATGATAAAGCTAATAATTTTGTAGCATATCCTTTTTGTCTTGCTGAAGGACGAATACCATAACCGATATGCCCACCAGCATTGAATAGATGCTCAGTTAAACGATGACGAATATTTACAGCACCAACGATTTTGTTGTCATTTGTGATAAGCCAATAGGTAGAGTCCGGTACCCAACTATCGGGAATGTTTTTACCTTTCGCTGCATCCAGTAACTCTTGAACCATTGCTGGAAAATTAGAAGGATCTTTTGTGATAACCCAAGGAATCATCGTTTCACCACTATTTTTCCATTCTTGATAGAATTCTAAATATTCTTCTTGTAAGTCAATTGTGGGTTGTACTAAGTAGACATCCATTATTATTAGGCTCCTTTTATATATTTTTCGAAATATTAAAATAATCTTAACATAATTTGGATGGTAGAGAAATAAAGTACTTGGAGATATTGATGTTGATGAATTTAAAGGATATAGATTAGGAAAAGATTTCTACTCTAGAATCCCTTTGTTATGAAGTTAAATATTTTGAATTTATGTATGTATATTTATGGGTAATTAGAGAAACATATAAGAAATTAACTGGAGGTGAAGCAATGAATATTCGTGAAAA
This sequence is a window from Bacillus pseudomycoides DSM 12442. Protein-coding genes within it:
- a CDS encoding DinB family protein; amino-acid sequence: MSTLATQLEHIIHTASQKIILFSDMDIKLAPTKWSKKEILGHLCDSGTVNHRRFVDILTSKETIILTGYDQDLWVQVHNYQQSFSANEILKLWEAINIQMIKLLSNVKNEHWQLTCKLEDQQEVTLEWLVTDYIDHMNHHLNQIFTKHKN
- a CDS encoding GNAT family N-acetyltransferase produces the protein MDVYLVQPTIDLQEEYLEFYQEWKNSGETMIPWVITKDPSNFPAMVQELLDAAKGKNIPDSWVPDSTYWLITNDNKIVGAVNIRHRLTEHLFNAGGHIGYGIRPSARQKGYATKLLALSLEKIKELGVTKVLVVCDEGNTASEKTILHNRGLRDNDFIEEDGNVVKRYWIELQTFSY